A window from Chelmon rostratus isolate fCheRos1 chromosome 13, fCheRos1.pri, whole genome shotgun sequence encodes these proteins:
- the irs2b gene encoding insulin receptor substrate 2: MRMASPPVTGDQPLLPSTTNVSSGVKKCGYLKKQKHGHKRFFVLKEPSEGFPARLEYYESEKKWKNKSAAKRVIPLDCCLNINKRADAKHKYLIALYTKDEYFAVAAENEQEQESWYRVLTDLMAEGKVYDGSASNSASSLVGFDEASYGVITPVSAAYKEVWQVNLKSKGLGQSRNLTGVYRLCLSSRNISFVKLNTEAASVVLQLMNIRRCGHSDSFFFIEVGRSAATGPGELWMQADDSVVAQNIHETILEAMKAMKELSEFRPRSKSQSSGTNPISVPTRRHLNNLPPSQTGLPRRSRTDSMAATSPVSKFSSCRIRTASEGDGTMTRPMSVTGSPLSPGVHRTLLSRSHTITARPCRTFESSSLQHSKSMSMPLSRSPPMATPSPGALSSCPDSSAPRPSSCSASFSGSPSDAGFISCEEYGSSPADARDLRLPLTLRSNTPESLKADTPPSRDGSELDGYMVMERQNGYRRLPELDKAYRKRTYSLTTPRQQRGPPQVSSASLDEYTLMRATYTSGSQSSRRCHTASPKGTYPEDYRDVQGSVSSLQGDSGYMPMMPGVAPQTPGSKDDPYMPMSPMCVSAPKQIINPRSHSSSVGLAPRTDSPGSVSLEDSGYMRMWCGTKMSVESADGKLTNGEYLNMSPVDPLVSLTPPDYILSPVGGDPHPQQHHRQPYSYSSLPRSLKGQLQRNGSTDTDQYVVMSLRRQRIEEESSYCPVSPGDSVASSSPGTPGTPSSAASPFRVARIDGGLVHRSRVCRPTRLALESLRTLPCMSEHPLPSEPRSPGEYINIDFSSATHDPLASTVSESSASSVSGVCAEKGSLQCSDYANVDVSSLGHLGPHQARGPPTTGCLNRMPEVLTCPTLVNTQQNMQRGEEEEEEKGVEGGAEERGMVEGYPLQQQVGLVCQPALVKDDYTEMTFVPPASLPALCTTDAAPLPTSPTACVKRLSLESSIVDAVPPVPLDSFLLGGPSLSVTLVDPHRGAKVIRADPQGRRRHSSETFSSTTTVTPVCPSFAHDTKRHSSASVENVSRTVCSTEGPEEDYGSNSPMCREMSAGYQNGLNYIALNLMEGNLGGCRLGDCDGLLRFKTACGCKGGMNGFNTSPYASLGFKETAAAVKE, from the coding sequence ATGAGAATGGCGAGTCCGCCAGTCACGGGAGATCAGCCGTTGTTGCCCAGCACCACGAATGTGAGCAGCGGCGTCAAGAAGTGCGGATACCTGAAGAAGCAGAAACACGGACACAAGCGCTTTTTCGTTTTAAAGGAGCCGAGCGAAGGCTTCCCTGCCCGGCTGGAGTACTACGAGAGCgagaagaaatggaaaaacaaatcgGCCGCGAAGAGAGTTATTCCTCTGGACTGCTGTCTGAATATCAACAAGAGAGCGGACgcaaaacacaaatatctgaTTGCTCTGTACACCAAGGACGAGTATTTCGCCGTGGCGGCGGAAAacgagcaggagcaggagagcTGGTACCGGGTGCTGACGGATTTAATGGCAGAGGGGAAAGTGTACGACGGCTCAGCGTCCAACTCTGCGTCCTCGCTGGTTGGCTTCGACGAGGCGAGCTACGGTGTGATAACGCCGGTTTCCGCCGCCTACAAGGAGGTTTGGCAAGTCAATCTGAAATCCAAAGGCTTGGGGCAAAGCAGGAATTTGACCGGAGTGTACAGGCTCTGTCTCTCCAGTCGGAATATCAGCTTCGTCAAGCTGAACACAGAGGCTGCCTCCGTCGTTTTACAGCTGATGAATATCCGGAGGTGCGGCCACTCTGACAGCTTTTTCTTCATTGAGGTCGGCCGATCTGCGGCCACGGGTCCGGGGGAGTTATGGATGCAGGCCGACGACTCTGTGGTGGCGCAAAATATCCACGAAACTATCTTGGAGGCTATGAAAGCCATGAAGGAGCTGTCGGAATTCCGTCCGCGCAGCAAAAGCCAGTCATCTGGTACGAACCCCATCTCTGTGCCCACAAGGCGGCACTTGAACAATCTCCCCCCCAGCCAGACCGGGCTTCCCAGGCGGTCGCGCACTGACAGCATGGCCGCGACCTCTCCGGTGAGCAAATTTTCCTCCTGTCGCATACGCACGGCCAGCGAGGGCGATGGCACCATGACACGCCCCATGTCAGTGACTGGCAGCCCCCTGAGCCCGGGGGTCCACAGGACCCTGCTGAGCAGATCTCACACCATCACAGCGCGCCCTTGTCGGACGTTTGAATCTTCTTCCCTCCAGCACAGTAAGTCCATGTCCATGCCCCTGTCTCGTTCCCCGCCCATGGCCACCCCCAGCCCAGGGGCTCTGTCCTCCTGCCCCGACAGCAGTGCTCCTCGCCCCTCCAGCTGCAGTGCCTCCTTTTCAGGCTCCCCCAGTGATGctggttttatttcatgtgaGGAGTATGGCTCGAGCCCGGCGGACGCTCGGGACCTGAGGCTGCCACTCACCCTCCGTAGCAACACTCCCGAGTCTCTCAAAGCTGATACTCCCCCCTCCCGAGACGGCAGTGAGCTGGATGGCTACATGGTGATGGAGCGGCAGAATGGTTACCGTCGGTTACCAGAGCTGGACAAGGCTTATCGGAAGCGCACATACTCCCTCACTACTCCCCGCCAGCAGAGGGGTCCCCCCCAAGTATCTTCAGCCTCCCTGGACGAATATACTCTCATGAGGGCTACTTACACCAGTGGAAGCCAGTCTTCTCGCAGGTGTCACACTGCCTCGCCTAAAGGAACCTATCCTGAGGATTACAGGGATGTTCAGGGCAGTGTTAGCAGTCTCCAAGGTGACAGTGGCTATATGCCCATGATGCCAGGTGTGGCACCTCAGACACCGGGGTCCAAGGATGACCCCTACATGCCCATGAGTCccatgtgtgtctctgctccAAAGCAGATAATCAACCCCCGCTCACACTCCTCTTCAGTGGGGCTGGCCCCACGCACAGACTCCCCCGGGAGTGTTTCTCTGGAGGATAGTGGTTATATGCGGATGTGGTGCGGAACCAAGATGTCAGTGGAGAGCGCGGATGGAAAGCTCACCAATGGAGAGTACCTGAACATGTCTCCTGTTGACCCCCTGGTGTCTCTCACACCCCCAGACTACATTCTCAGTCCCGTAGGAGGAGATCCCCACCCCCAGCAACATCACAGACAGCCTTATTCTTACAGCTCTCTACCACGCTCACTTAAAGGCCAGTTGCAGCGCAATGGGTCCACAGACACAGACCAGTATGTGGTGATGAGTTTACGGAGACAGCGAATAGAAGAGGAGTCCAGCTATTGTCCCGTCTCTCCAGGAGACTCTGTGGCCAGCAGCTCTCCCGGGACACCAGGCACCCCTTCCTCTGCCGCATCTCCTTTCAGAGTGGCTCGGATAGATGGAGGTCTGGTACACCGGAGCAGGGTGTGTCGGCCCACCCGCCTGGCTCTGGAATCCCTCAGAACGCTACCATGTATGAGCGaacaccccctcccctcagaACCACGTAGCCCTGGAGAGTACATCAATATAGACTTTAGTAGTGCTACCCACGACCCGCTGGCATCCACAGTGTCAGAGAGCTCTGCGTCTTCTGTGAGTGGAGTGTGTGCAGAGAAGGGATCCCTGCAGTGCTCAGACTATGCTAATGTTGACGTCAGCTCCCTGGGTCACCTTGGCCCACACCAAGCCAGGGGTCCCCCCACCACAGGCTGCCTAAACCGCATGCCTGAAGTCTTGACCTGCCCTACTCTGGTGAACACCCAGCAGAACATGCAGAGAGgcgaggaggaagaagaggaaaaaggcgTTGAGGGaggggcagaggagagggggatgGTAGAGGGTTATCCTCTCCAACAGCAGGTGGGCCTGGTGTGTCAGCCTGCTCTAGTCAAGGATGACTACACTGAGATGACTTTCGTTCCTCCTGCCAGTCTACCTGCTCTCTGCACCACTGATGCTGCTCCCCTCCCCACCAGCCCCACCGCCTGCGTCAAGAGACTCAGCCTCGAGAGCTCCATTGTGGATGCTGTGCCCCCTGTGCCATTGGACTCTTTTCTCCTGGGGGGTCCTTCATTATCCGTCACCCTCGTGGATCCACACAGGGGGGCCAAAGTGATCCGGGCCGACCCTCAGGGCCGGCGGCGGCACAGTTCTGAaaccttctcctccaccaccactgtCACACCAGTGTGCCCATCCTTCGCCCACGACACCAAACGGCACAGCTCCGCCTCTGTGGAGAATGTATCCCGCACCGTGTGCAGCACTGAGGGACCTGAGGAGGACTATGGCAGCAACAGCCCCATGTGCCGGGAGATGTCAGCTGGTTATCAAAACGGACTTAACTACATTGCCTTAAACTTGATGGAGGGAAACCTCGGAGGATGCAGGTTAGGGGACTGTGATGGACTCCTGAGGTTCAAGACAGCCTGTGGCTGCAAGGGGGGCATGAATGGTTTCAACACCAGCCCCTACGCCAGCCTGGGATTCAAggagactgctgctgctgtgaaag